One Xenopus tropicalis strain Nigerian chromosome 8, UCB_Xtro_10.0, whole genome shotgun sequence genomic window carries:
- the aifm1 gene encoding apoptosis-inducing factor 1, mitochondrial: MALCRVSVLGLRAARGGNQISQRLRLRSTEKRVAGDFLHQQSLLPHQTFRNAGGPAGVPGPGGDSSLYALIVGVSALGAGIYVYRTLQGDKARFRERNSYLSRRQTDLKEEVKATETIDEQKAVKEVEATGMVDNQTAPQTVESAHPAQLPSHVPFLLIGGGTASFAAARSIRARDPGARVLIVSDESELPYMRPPLSKELWFSEDPHVTETLRFKQWNGKERSIFFQPPSFYVPPEQLMSVENGGVSVLTGKKVVHMDVRENKVKLDDGTQISYEKCLIATGGVPRSLPAIERAGEEVTKRTTLFRRISDFRTLEAISSSVGSITIIGGGFLGSELACALGRKGTQTSLEVIQMFPESGNMGKVLPEYLSHWTTEKVQREGVNVLSDAVVKSVSYQNGKLHIQLKDGRQVQTDHIVAAVGLEPNTELAKSAGLELDGDFGGYRVNAELQARNNVWVAGDAACFYDIKLGRRRVEHHDHAVVSGRLAGENMTGAAKPYWHQSMFWSDLGPEVGYEAIGIVDSALPTVGVFAKATEKDTPKRAAEESGTGIRSESEVAETGPVEEVKPPASSSEFAPSQQGDNYGKGVVFYLRDNVVVGMVLWNIFNRMPIARKIIKDGEQHSDLNEVAKLFNIHEE, encoded by the exons ATGGCGCTGTGCAGAGTGTCCGTCCTGGGCTTGCGGGCTGCCCGCGGGGGGAATCAAATAAGTCAAAGATTGCGGCTCAGAAGCACCGAGAAGAGAGTAGCCGGAG ATTTCCTTCACCAGCAGTCCTTACTTCCCCATCAAACATTCAGAAATGCAGGGGGTCCTGCAGGGGTCCCAGGACCAGGAGGTGACAGCTCACTGTATGCTCTGATCGTGGGAGTGAGCGCCCTGGGGGCCGGAATCTAT GTGTACAGGACACTTCAAGGAGATAAAGCACGTTTTCGTGAACGGAACTCCTACCTTTCCAGAAGACAAACAGATT TAAAAGAGGAAGTCAAGGCAACTGAGACTATAGATGAGCAAAAAG CAGTAAAAGAAGTAGAAGCAACTGGAATGGTAGACAATCAAACAG CTCCCCAAACAGTAGAGTCTGCACATCCTGCACAGCTCCCCTCTCATGTTCCTTTCCTTTTGATTGGTGGAGGAACTGCCTCATTTGCTGCTGCTCGATCCATCCGTGCCAGAGATCCTGGGGCTAGG GTTCTGATTGTGTCGGATGAGTCTGAACTCCCTTACATGAGGCCACCCCTTTCCAAAGAGCTCTGGTTCTCTGAAGACCCCCATGTAACTGAAACACTACGTTTTAAACAATGGAATGGCAAGGAAAGGAG TATCTTCTTTCAACCACCCTCTTTCTATGTGCCTCCGGAACAGTTAATGTCTGTGGAGAATGGCGGAGTGTCTGTGCTGACCGGAAAGAAG GTCGTCCATATGGATGTGCGAGAGAATAAAGTGAAACTGGATGATGGAACTCAAATATCATATGAAAAGTGTTTGATTGCAACAG GGGGTGTTCCAAGAAGCCTTCCAGCAATAGAAAGAGCTGGGGAAGAAGTGACTAAGAGAACAACTTTATTCAGACGG ATTTCTGATTTCCGTACTCTGGAAGCGATCTCTTCTTCTGTTGGTTCTATCACGATCATTGGGGGTGGATTCTTAGGCAGTGAGTTGGCATGTGCACTGGGAAGAAAAG GAACACAAACAAGCCTAGAAGTAATCCAGATGTTTCCGGAGAGTGGGAACATGGGGAAAGTCCTCCCAGAATATCTCAGCCACTGGACAACTGAGAAAGTACAAAGAG AGGGTGTTAATGTCCTGTCGGATGCAGTAGTAAAATCAGTCAGCTATCAGAATGGAAAACTTCACATTCAGTTAAAGGATGGACGACAG GTGCAGACAGATCACATTGTTGCTGCAGTCGGTCTGGAACCAAACACGGAACTGGCAAAATCAGCTGGTCTAGAACTAGATGGAGACTTTGGCGGGTACAGAGTCAATGCAGAGCTGCAAGCTCGCAATAATGTGTGGGTG GCTGGAGATGCAGCCTGCTTTTATGATATTAAACTGGGCCGTCGGCGGGTTGAACACCATGATCATGCAGTTGTCAGCGGAAGACTTGCTGGAGAGAACATGACAGGAGCTGCCAAACCATACTGGCACCAATCTATGTTCTG GAGTGACCTTGGTCCAGAAGTTGGTTATGAAGCCATAGGTATCGTGGACAGTGCCCTTCCAACAGTGGGAGTGTTTGCCAAAGCTACAGAGAAAGACACACCCAAAAGAGCAGCTGAGGAAAGCG GAACAGGAATTCGCTCTGAGAGTGAAGTCGCGGAAACTGGGCCAGTGGAGGAGGTGAAGCCTCCAGCTTCTTCATCTGAATTCGCTCCCTCACAACAGGGTGACAACTATGGAAAGGGAGTGGTGTTTTATCTGCGTGACAATGTGGTGGTTGGCATGGTCTTATGGAACATCTTCAACCGTATGCCCATTGCAAGAAAG ATAATAAAAGATGGAGAACAACACTCTGACTTGAACGAGGTGGCTAAGCTGTTCAATATTCATGAGGAATGA
- the mars2 gene encoding methionine--tRNA ligase, mitochondrial, which produces MWLWDSTSNMLRFLPSRIFTNIVRLSSRCGSTEAANRDAVGTRPHLYTTPIFYVNASPHLGHVYSALLADVQHRYSAMCGIESRLSTGTDEHGMKVQQAASALSLDPHTFCSSVSLQFRNIFDDLDISYTDFVRTTEPRHKEAVSRFWMTLEERGYIYKGTYEGWYCTSDEAFLSEGQTAERIDSEGNKIRVSLESGHQVHWVSEENYMFRLSSLRPALLNWLQTEPVHPAPFLRLVHHWLEEELPDLSVSRQRSRLSWGIPVPSDSSHVIYVWLDALVNYLTAAGYPNLQLAPWGPSTHLLGKDILRFHAIYWPAFLIAAGLSPPHKLLVHSHWTSEGTKMSKSLKNVVDPADCIRRYTKDGLRYYLLRHGAPERDCDFTHRTARTLLNSELADALGGLLNRCTAPAINPMQHFPKFHYDSFPSAAHDQLQGVLANLQNLPAEVDQWVKKFQVHKALECIDACVRRSNAFFQSQAPWKLQRGVEKEAALRDSVIYVTLESLRLYATLLQPAVPGLATAALERLGVPLEMRTLKGNTFLAATRGESCYFQGQTLGPEKGLLFPRLERCEAL; this is translated from the exons ATGTGGTTATGGGACAGTACTAGTAACATGTTGCGCTTTCTGCCTTCGCGTATATTCACTAACATAGTGAGGCTCAGTAGCCGCTGTGGAAGTACAGAGGCAGCGAATAGAGATGCAGTCGGAACCCGACCCCATTTATACACAACTCCAATATTCTACGTGAATGCATCTCCCCACCTTGGGCATGTGTACTCGGCCCTGCTGGCTGATGTGCAACATCGCTACTCCGCCATGTGCGGCATAGAGAGCAGGCTTAGCACAG GTACAGATGAACATGGCATGAAGGTACAACAAGCGGCCTCTGCTCTCAGTTTAGACCCGCACACATTTTGTTCTTCTGTGTCTCTCCAGTTCCGCAATATATTCGATGACCTTGATATCTCTTACACAGATTTTGTGCGCACAACTGAACCCAGACATAAAGAAGCAGTGAGCAGGTTCTGGATGACCTTAGAAGAGCGAGGATATATATACAAAGGGACATATGAAGGATGGTATTGCACATCTGATGAGGCCTTCCTAAGTGAGGGACAGACAGCAGAGCGCATTGACTCTGAGGGCAACAAAATCCGAGTGTCTCTGGAGAGCGGCCATCAG GTACACTGGGTGAGTGAGGAGAACTACATGTTTCGACTGTCATCTCTTCGCCCTGCTCTGTTAAACTGGTTACAGACAGAACCTGTGCATCCAGCTCCATTTCTTAGATTAGTACATCATTGGCTTGAGGAAGAACTGCCAGACCTTTCTGTGTCTAGACAGCGCAGTCGTTTATCCTGGGGAATACCTGTGCCTTCTGACTCCTCTCACGTCATATATGTCTGGTTGGATGCTCTAGTAAATTACCTAACTGCTGCTGGATATCCTAATCTACAGTTGGCACCATGGGGCCCTTCCACCCACCTCCTTGGTAAGGACATTTTGCGCTTCCATGCTATTTACTGGCCTGCTTTCCTGATTGCAGCTGGTCTGTCTCCTCCCCATAAACTGCTTGTTCATTCTCACTGGACTTCAGAAGGTACAAAAATGTCTAAAAGCCTAAAAAATGTGGTGGATCCGGCAGACTGCATCAGGCGTTACACAAAAGATGGGCTGCGTTACTATTTGTTGCGCCATGGTGCACCAGAGAGAGACTGTGATTTCACACACCGAACTGCCCGCACACTGCTTAACTCAGAGTTGGCTGATGCCCTTGGGGGTCTACTAAACCGTTGCACTGCACCTGCTATTAACCCAATGCAGCACTTTCCAAAATTCCACTATGACAGTTTCCCTTCAGCTGCTCATGATCAGCTACAAGGTGTGCTTGCCAATTTGCAGAATCTCCCTGCAGAGGTGGACCAATGGGTGAAGAAATTTCAAGTGCACAAGGCTTTGGAGTGTATTGATGCCTGTGTACGTCGCTCCAATGCCTTCTTCCAAAGTCAGGCTCCATGGAAACTCCAAAGGGGAGTAGAGAAAGAGGCTGCTTTGAGGGACTCTGTTATATATGTGACATTGGAATCTCTTCGACTGTATGCCACACTTCTTCAACCTGCAGTGCCTGGACTGGCTACCGCGGCACTGGAGAGGCTTGGTGTCCCTCTTGAGATGAGAACGCTCAAGGGGAATACATTCTTAGCTGCTACAAGGGGAGAAAGCTGTTACTTTCAGGGCCAAACTCTAGGTCCAGAAAAAGGCCTGCTCTTTCCTAGGCTGGAGAGGTGCGAAGCTTTATAG
- the rab33a gene encoding ras-related protein Rab-33A isoform X1 produces the protein MALATSSVSEDSVQLRIFKIIVIGDSNVGKTCLTFRFCGGGFPGSSEATIGVDFREKTVEIDGEKIKVQVWDTAGQERFRHSLVEHYYRNVHGVVFVYDVTKLSSFHNLRTWLQECEGHAVPALVPRVLVGNKCDLLEQVEVPSGLALNFAKAHKMVLFETSAKDPSQAKNVEKIFMSLACQLKAQKSLPYRGSNRPHSSNEREVAGVAKNICPC, from the exons ATGGCGCTGGCCACATCTTCCGTATCAGAGGACTCGGTCCAGCTGCGAATATTTAAGATCATCGTAATTGGTGACTCAAATGTGGGCAAAACATGCTTAACTTTCCGGTTCTGCGGGGGCGGCTTCCCAGGAAGCAGTGAAGCCACCATTGGGGTGGATTTCCGTGAAAAGACAGTGGAAATTGATGGTGAGAAGATAAAG GTCCAGGTTTGGGACACAGCTGGTCAAGAAAGATTTCGCCACAGTTTGGTGGAACATTATTATCGGAATGTCCACGGAGTTGTCTTTGTCTATGATGTAACCAAGCTTAGTTCCTTTCACAACCTTCGCACATGGCTACAGGAGTGTGAGGGCCATGCCGTGCCTGCCTTAGTGCCACGAGTTCTTGTTGGCAATAAGTGTGATCTGCTGGAACAAGTGGAGGTCCCTTCAGGTCTGGCCTTAAATTTTGCCAAAGCCCATAAAATGGTTCTTTTTGAGACTTCAGCAAAAGACCCTTCACAGGCCAAGAATGTGGAAAAAATCTTCATGTCCCTTGCTTGCCAGCTGAAAGCCCAAAAATCCTTGCCATACAGAGGAAGTAACAGGCCACACAGTTCCAATGAAAGAGAGGTAGCAGGGGTTGCAAAAAACATATGTCCATGCTGA
- the aifm1 gene encoding apoptosis-inducing factor 1, mitochondrial isoform X1 — protein sequence MALCRVSVLGLRAARGGNQISQRLRLRSTEKRVAGDFLHQQSLLPHQTFRNAGGPAGVPGPGGDSSLYALIVGVSALGAGIYVYRTLQGDKARFRERNSYLSRRQTDLKEEVKATETIDEQKVKEVEATGMVDNQTAPQTVESAHPAQLPSHVPFLLIGGGTASFAAARSIRARDPGARVLIVSDESELPYMRPPLSKELWFSEDPHVTETLRFKQWNGKERSIFFQPPSFYVPPEQLMSVENGGVSVLTGKKVVHMDVRENKVKLDDGTQISYEKCLIATGGVPRSLPAIERAGEEVTKRTTLFRRISDFRTLEAISSSVGSITIIGGGFLGSELACALGRKGTQTSLEVIQMFPESGNMGKVLPEYLSHWTTEKVQREGVNVLSDAVVKSVSYQNGKLHIQLKDGRQVQTDHIVAAVGLEPNTELAKSAGLELDGDFGGYRVNAELQARNNVWVAGDAACFYDIKLGRRRVEHHDHAVVSGRLAGENMTGAAKPYWHQSMFWSDLGPEVGYEAIGIVDSALPTVGVFAKATEKDTPKRAAEESGTGIRSESEVAETGPVEEVKPPASSSEFAPSQQGDNYGKGVVFYLRDNVVVGMVLWNIFNRMPIARKIIKDGEQHSDLNEVAKLFNIHEE from the exons ATGGCGCTGTGCAGAGTGTCCGTCCTGGGCTTGCGGGCTGCCCGCGGGGGGAATCAAATAAGTCAAAGATTGCGGCTCAGAAGCACCGAGAAGAGAGTAGCCGGAG ATTTCCTTCACCAGCAGTCCTTACTTCCCCATCAAACATTCAGAAATGCAGGGGGTCCTGCAGGGGTCCCAGGACCAGGAGGTGACAGCTCACTGTATGCTCTGATCGTGGGAGTGAGCGCCCTGGGGGCCGGAATCTAT GTGTACAGGACACTTCAAGGAGATAAAGCACGTTTTCGTGAACGGAACTCCTACCTTTCCAGAAGACAAACAGATT TAAAAGAGGAAGTCAAGGCAACTGAGACTATAGATGAGCAAAAAG TAAAAGAAGTAGAAGCAACTGGAATGGTAGACAATCAAACAG CTCCCCAAACAGTAGAGTCTGCACATCCTGCACAGCTCCCCTCTCATGTTCCTTTCCTTTTGATTGGTGGAGGAACTGCCTCATTTGCTGCTGCTCGATCCATCCGTGCCAGAGATCCTGGGGCTAGG GTTCTGATTGTGTCGGATGAGTCTGAACTCCCTTACATGAGGCCACCCCTTTCCAAAGAGCTCTGGTTCTCTGAAGACCCCCATGTAACTGAAACACTACGTTTTAAACAATGGAATGGCAAGGAAAGGAG TATCTTCTTTCAACCACCCTCTTTCTATGTGCCTCCGGAACAGTTAATGTCTGTGGAGAATGGCGGAGTGTCTGTGCTGACCGGAAAGAAG GTCGTCCATATGGATGTGCGAGAGAATAAAGTGAAACTGGATGATGGAACTCAAATATCATATGAAAAGTGTTTGATTGCAACAG GGGGTGTTCCAAGAAGCCTTCCAGCAATAGAAAGAGCTGGGGAAGAAGTGACTAAGAGAACAACTTTATTCAGACGG ATTTCTGATTTCCGTACTCTGGAAGCGATCTCTTCTTCTGTTGGTTCTATCACGATCATTGGGGGTGGATTCTTAGGCAGTGAGTTGGCATGTGCACTGGGAAGAAAAG GAACACAAACAAGCCTAGAAGTAATCCAGATGTTTCCGGAGAGTGGGAACATGGGGAAAGTCCTCCCAGAATATCTCAGCCACTGGACAACTGAGAAAGTACAAAGAG AGGGTGTTAATGTCCTGTCGGATGCAGTAGTAAAATCAGTCAGCTATCAGAATGGAAAACTTCACATTCAGTTAAAGGATGGACGACAG GTGCAGACAGATCACATTGTTGCTGCAGTCGGTCTGGAACCAAACACGGAACTGGCAAAATCAGCTGGTCTAGAACTAGATGGAGACTTTGGCGGGTACAGAGTCAATGCAGAGCTGCAAGCTCGCAATAATGTGTGGGTG GCTGGAGATGCAGCCTGCTTTTATGATATTAAACTGGGCCGTCGGCGGGTTGAACACCATGATCATGCAGTTGTCAGCGGAAGACTTGCTGGAGAGAACATGACAGGAGCTGCCAAACCATACTGGCACCAATCTATGTTCTG GAGTGACCTTGGTCCAGAAGTTGGTTATGAAGCCATAGGTATCGTGGACAGTGCCCTTCCAACAGTGGGAGTGTTTGCCAAAGCTACAGAGAAAGACACACCCAAAAGAGCAGCTGAGGAAAGCG GAACAGGAATTCGCTCTGAGAGTGAAGTCGCGGAAACTGGGCCAGTGGAGGAGGTGAAGCCTCCAGCTTCTTCATCTGAATTCGCTCCCTCACAACAGGGTGACAACTATGGAAAGGGAGTGGTGTTTTATCTGCGTGACAATGTGGTGGTTGGCATGGTCTTATGGAACATCTTCAACCGTATGCCCATTGCAAGAAAG ATAATAAAAGATGGAGAACAACACTCTGACTTGAACGAGGTGGCTAAGCTGTTCAATATTCATGAGGAATGA